From a single Poecilia reticulata strain Guanapo linkage group LG2, Guppy_female_1.0+MT, whole genome shotgun sequence genomic region:
- the LOC103482469 gene encoding homeobox protein engrailed-1-B-like isoform X2, producing the protein MEEQRDLNSADSSEGESVSPSLAILPLQAGPQTNRTTNFFIDNILRPDFGCKKEFGLSPREKAQSSGPERLHPVLGRPFSRTPCLDSSCSSDSTSSSTVSAASATKSSSSSSSSERVTATAGSDENSEELKYVEKDEEHSASSLVVMTGTGTPTPESQALLWPAWVYCTRYSDRPSSGPRTRKLKKCKSCKDDKRPRTAFTAEQLQRLKTEFQVNRYITEQRRQALARELNLNESQIKIWFQNKRAKIKKASGFKNGLALQLMAQGLYNHSTTTVQQDKEDSD; encoded by the exons ATGGAAGAACAGCGGGACCTAAACAGCGCGGACAGCAGCGAGGGAGAGAGCGTTTCCCCGTCGCTGGCCATCCTGCCTCTGCAGGCCGGCCCACAGACCAACAGAACAACAAACTTCTTCATCGACAACATTTTGCGGCCGGATTTCGGATGCAAGAAGGAATTCGGTCTGAGTCCGAGAGAGAAGGCACAAAGCTCTGGTCCGGAGCGGCTTCACCCGGTCCTTGGCAGACCGTTCTCCAGGACACCGTGCCTggactccagctgcagcagcgacAGCACTTCATCCTCCACCGTTTCTGCGGCCAGTGCcacaaagagcagcagcagcagcagcagcagcgagagAGTCACGGCCACCGCGGGCTCTGATGAGAACAGCGAAGAGTTAAAGTACGTGGAGAAGGACGAGGAACATTCCGCCTCCTCGCTGGTGGTGATGACCGGGACCGGGACCCCCACACCGGAGAGCCAGGCCCTGCTCTGGCCCGCCTGGGTCTACTGTACCCGGTACTCGGACAGGCCTTCTTCTG GCCCAAGGACGCGGAAATTGAAAAAGTGTAAAAGCTGCAAAGACGACAAGCGGCCGCGCACGGCCTTCACGGCGGAGCAGCTCCAGAGGCTGAAGACCGAGTTCCAGGTGAACCGGTACATCACGGAGCAGCGGCGGCAGGCTTTGGCCCGGGAGCTCAACCTCAACGAGTCTCAGATCAAAATCTGGTTTCAGAATAAAAGGGCCAAGATAAAAAAGGCCAGTGGCTTCAAGAACGGGTTGGCGTTGCAGCTGATGGCACAGGGACTCTACAACCATTCAACCACAACCGTACAGCAGGACAAAGAGGACAGCGACTGA
- the LOC103482469 gene encoding homeobox protein engrailed-1-B-like isoform X1 has product MEEQRDLNSADSSEGESVSPSLAILPLQAGPQTNRTTNFFIDNILRPDFGCKKEFGLSPREKAQSSGPERLHPVLGRPFSRTPCLDSSCSSDSTSSSTVSAASATKSSSSSSSSERVTATAGSDENSEELKYVEKDEEHSASSLVVMTGTGTPTPESQALLWPAWVYCTRYSDRPSSAGPRTRKLKKCKSCKDDKRPRTAFTAEQLQRLKTEFQVNRYITEQRRQALARELNLNESQIKIWFQNKRAKIKKASGFKNGLALQLMAQGLYNHSTTTVQQDKEDSD; this is encoded by the exons ATGGAAGAACAGCGGGACCTAAACAGCGCGGACAGCAGCGAGGGAGAGAGCGTTTCCCCGTCGCTGGCCATCCTGCCTCTGCAGGCCGGCCCACAGACCAACAGAACAACAAACTTCTTCATCGACAACATTTTGCGGCCGGATTTCGGATGCAAGAAGGAATTCGGTCTGAGTCCGAGAGAGAAGGCACAAAGCTCTGGTCCGGAGCGGCTTCACCCGGTCCTTGGCAGACCGTTCTCCAGGACACCGTGCCTggactccagctgcagcagcgacAGCACTTCATCCTCCACCGTTTCTGCGGCCAGTGCcacaaagagcagcagcagcagcagcagcagcgagagAGTCACGGCCACCGCGGGCTCTGATGAGAACAGCGAAGAGTTAAAGTACGTGGAGAAGGACGAGGAACATTCCGCCTCCTCGCTGGTGGTGATGACCGGGACCGGGACCCCCACACCGGAGAGCCAGGCCCTGCTCTGGCCCGCCTGGGTCTACTGTACCCGGTACTCGGACAGGCCTTCTTCTG CAGGCCCAAGGACGCGGAAATTGAAAAAGTGTAAAAGCTGCAAAGACGACAAGCGGCCGCGCACGGCCTTCACGGCGGAGCAGCTCCAGAGGCTGAAGACCGAGTTCCAGGTGAACCGGTACATCACGGAGCAGCGGCGGCAGGCTTTGGCCCGGGAGCTCAACCTCAACGAGTCTCAGATCAAAATCTGGTTTCAGAATAAAAGGGCCAAGATAAAAAAGGCCAGTGGCTTCAAGAACGGGTTGGCGTTGCAGCTGATGGCACAGGGACTCTACAACCATTCAACCACAACCGTACAGCAGGACAAAGAGGACAGCGACTGA